In the genome of Marispirochaeta sp., one region contains:
- a CDS encoding ABC transporter substrate-binding protein: MKRVTVLIMLLIVSIIQLNLSAEGVKENSPEPVAQTLTIQVAGLKGPTSIGMLPLFQNRPDFAAGVQAEYQVVPEPQIMLSRIMSGEVDIAAVPINLAAVLHNKGVPYRFGAVSGDGLLYIVTSRSDISSMEDLKGKTIYCIAQGSTPEFILRYTLVQNGIDPEADVNIDFTYDHVSITPQLVAGNVDLAVLPEPFVSIVAAKNPAVQPVIDLQKVWARTSGTRTTYPITAVLVKEELLRSNPEAVDAFFSVYADAIDWVIVHPKETGALAEEFMDMPAGIIASAVPRLNLHFQLPAEARPRVDELYRVLYSFAPASVGGRVPADEFYE, from the coding sequence CCTGATTATGCTGCTAATCGTTTCTATTATTCAACTCAATCTGTCAGCCGAGGGAGTCAAGGAAAATAGTCCGGAACCTGTCGCTCAGACACTGACAATTCAGGTGGCAGGACTAAAAGGGCCTACCTCGATCGGAATGCTGCCTCTTTTTCAAAACCGTCCTGACTTCGCCGCCGGGGTTCAGGCGGAGTATCAGGTCGTTCCCGAACCTCAAATAATGCTCTCCCGGATTATGTCAGGGGAGGTAGACATAGCCGCCGTTCCGATTAACCTGGCAGCGGTCTTGCACAACAAAGGGGTCCCCTACCGTTTTGGCGCGGTCTCCGGAGATGGTCTGCTGTATATCGTTACTTCCCGGTCGGATATAAGCTCCATGGAGGACCTCAAGGGTAAGACAATTTACTGCATTGCCCAGGGTTCAACGCCGGAGTTTATTCTGCGCTATACGCTGGTCCAGAACGGCATTGATCCCGAGGCGGATGTGAATATTGATTTTACTTATGACCATGTATCGATTACGCCCCAGCTTGTAGCCGGGAATGTAGATCTGGCGGTACTGCCTGAACCCTTTGTTAGCATTGTTGCAGCTAAAAATCCGGCAGTCCAGCCCGTAATCGATCTGCAGAAGGTCTGGGCCCGAACCTCCGGAACCAGAACGACCTATCCGATCACCGCGGTGCTGGTTAAGGAAGAGCTTTTGCGGTCCAATCCGGAAGCGGTGGATGCTTTCTTCTCGGTATATGCTGATGCCATAGACTGGGTAATTGTCCACCCGAAAGAAACAGGGGCCCTGGCGGAGGAGTTCATGGATATGCCCGCAGGAATAATCGCATCCGCGGTTCCCAGGCTGAACCTGCATTTTCAGCTCCCTGCCGAAGCCCGGCCAAGGGTCGATGAGCTGTACCGGGTACTTTACAGCTTTGCTCCTGCTTCGGTGGGGGGGCGTGTTCCGGCAGATGAGTTTTACGAATAA